GGGCGCCAACGCCCTGAGCTTCTAGTTGTCCTTTCTTGCCCTTTCTTTCTTACTCTGTAGTATCCTCCTTGAGACGCAGCAAGCAGAAATGTTACTGTATCCCATATGCGGCCACACCAGGGACTTGTAGAAAGCTGTCACAGTTTGGGTTGCCACCCGCCAGGTgacggctggagatctccagccccaaagtctccagttatttcctaGCCCTGGAGTGCAAAAGTTATAATATGGTGGTTTTATTCTCATCCCTTGTTCAtcaaaaggtggcataaaaatattgTTGAGCCTTGGTTAGGCTGAATAATCCAGGATGTCctttagtcaggggtagtcaacctgtggtcctccagatgtccatggactacaaaccacgctggcaggggcccatgggaattgtagtccatgaacatctggaggaccacaggttgactacttctgctTTAGATGTTTCATCAGTGAGgtcaagaggaggagaagaggtcTCCTGAAACTATTAGTAGACATGCTAATAATAATAGCCTTGGGTCCATCCCCAAATTAGACTCTCtcaggagagccgggtttgattctccactcctcctccacatgcagccagctgagtgagcttgggccaatcacagttcttttaggattattcttgcagaacagttctctccgAGCCCTCTCAGATGACTGGATTATCAGCAGCTGTGCTTTTTCTGTTCATGCGTTCACTACACCAAGTCCCACCCAACCTTCCCTGTACATGGAGAGCAAGTTTAGGGGACCCAGtagggtgttgtggttaagagtatgTGATGCAGACCCTGTCGGCCCAGGCTCTAATCCCCAATTGGCCATGGACTAGCGAGCCCACTCCACTGGGAGGGTGGGGTGTCATATGTGTTTTCTGAGCTGCAGCTTATTCTTTTGTGGAGTGGAAACCACAGGCATAAATGGGAAATGAATCTCAGTGTGGATGCCCAAAATGTGTTCCGGTGCATAGTGCCATTCACACTGTGTCACGGTTAGCCACATGTAACCTGTGGTACCTAAAGTGGGATTGGGGCATCAGTCTTCACAGAAGGGTATTTATTGGGTTTGACCTGGTTTTTCTCTGCCTGTGCCTTAACATTGTGTTTTTAAGTGCGGTTTAAatactttgtttttaaatgcaaaagctttatttttttttgcaggagagTGTGGAGATTAAATACTAATTTAATCACTGCAGATCTATTTTATACTGCAGGGTAGATGGGCCATCATAACAAATAATTTAATCACCTGTGGTTCATTGGATAGTGGCCTTGGGAGCCCTATGGGTGCAGTTCTTGCCTCGCTGGGGGGACCAGCTTCAAGTCTCCCGTGTGCACAATTGAATTAATGacctgcctctcagggttgttgtgaaataaCTACAAAAGGTCTTTGGTACATTCCGTGCTACGTCACTAGAGTTAACATTGTTGAAGAGGCAGGGGTGTTTTttctttaacacccccccccccaaaaaaaatcagaatgtaCCTTCCTgtagataagaacataagaagagccctggtggatcataccagtggtccatccatcATCCCACTGTGGgcagctagttcctctggagggacaacagggcatggaggccaaggcgtCCCccggatgttgcctcctggctctgggatccagaggtttactgcctctgaatgtggaggttcccctcagtcaccatgtctacttatccttcatgaatctaattcccttttaaagctatctattcCTGTTGCATTGCTGCATCATCTGCcaacaaattccatattttaatcactttctttGTAAAGTATTTCCTTTGTGCATCTTGAATCTACTGCCTGTCCTCTTCTTTGGAtgcaagttctagtattttgggagttctctttgtcaactctctctaccccatAAAACAGTACCTGTTGAATGTCTGTGAATTACACTGTTATTTAGAAATCTAAAGCcggaacagaaaaacaaggaggaAACTTAGTTTTATTTTTTAGGGTTTTTTATCATGATGAAATAAAAGTGTGCCAATTAAATCTTTCAGTCACCTTCGGTTTTGTAGCTACAAAGCAAAATATGTTCACATAACAGTCAACAGAGGAGAATGTGTTTTTTTGAGGGGTTGGTAATGTGTTGTCCCTAAGCATGGGGAGAATGAACCGTGTAATTAAAAAGAGTCTAATTTGTTTCTGTGATTTTCTCTGTTAATTCTTTCATGTCAACGAAAGATGAAAGGACTAAACCCTCTCTAGATTTTTTTAGGGAGGTTAGAAGCTGCTTGTCCTGGTTCCTGTGTGAGCCCTATAACATCAGAGTAGCAGCCATGTGGTCAAACCAGAgaaattcttttttcctttcttattAATTAAACTGCTTGAAATGTTTATTCCTCTTGTGTTTTTTCGAGGGTGGGGAAAACATCCTGCTGCACATCTCTCTTGCACTGCAAGTCAGGTTGGGCATAACAACTGAAACATATACATTTACCCACAACACAGAGGTCCCACACATTGGGGGCCCAGGGTTATGCAGGCTACATTTTGTGAAGGCTTGTTTCACAGTGAAGTCTGTAGGCCATTGTGTGGGAGTCAATACCATTGAACACATGGGAGTCAATGTCATTGAACACATGGGAGCCTGCATCTCAAAGAACAGAATTTTACTTTGGCTTGAAAGAACTGTGTCAAAACTACAAGTCCCCTCAGTCTATTGGTTCCCGTCAGGCACTTCGGCGTTGCGTTTCACACGTGACAATCAGGAGCCAATCATTTTTCTTAACTTTTGACAAGGGGGAAGAGGTGTGTGGTTGCCCACTGTCACGTGATCGGGGCCATTATGGGGAACGGAGGCATAGAAACGGGAAAAGGCTGGATTTCTTTAATAGGAAAAGTGGGAAGCGGCTGTGAGATTTTTTCCGTGGGCGGGGCCGAACGGGAATGCCGCCCAATCATGTCATTTCTGGCCGGAAGTGGCGGTGAGAACTCCATAGAGTGGTCTCCATGCCCTCTATTCTGTTCAAATGACGCTTTCCCGCCTAGAGTGGGCGGGGCTAAATTGTCACTTCCGTCGTGGGAACTTCCGGTTTAGAAAACCTTCCCATAGCCATGTAAGGAAGGGCTCCAACGTAGGAAGAGCGCCCCCTATGCCCAGTGTCAGTAATTGAAAATGCAAACAGCCAAGCGGATTTTTAAATCTGCATCAACTTTGGGGCAGATGCTGTATGTCAGGGGGTGACCAaactgggtctccagatgtccatagactacacataccatgaggccctgccagcatggcaagggctcatggtaattgtagcccaccATTTTCTCCTAGGTGAAGGGTGATATGCTTTGCCATCATGCCTGCAAActtgttttccctccccctcttttaaaaataaaccttaGTAGCGAACATTCATCCagacccctcccctcaaaaaatcCTTGAGAGCTCAAACATTTGCAGTTGCTTGATACCCGTTTTTGTGGATAATTTGATCAGCTATAATGAACAGTATTACACAACGTTTGGTTTTACGGTTTGTCAGCTTCCTGTAGGCTTTGTTTACTCCCCGGGATAGCCAGTAAGCTGTTTTTCCGAGCTTATAAACTTTTACTCCAGGTTTCAGGGATGCATATGTTGGATTGAGATACTGAGCGATTCTgtctattgtatttttatactttGATGACTGAgccacaggcaccttgtgaagccaGAATGCAAGAAAAATTAAACAGTGGTCCACCACTTCCTGTTTTCTCATTCACTGAGAGCCAGAGTTGCATCGAGGTGCACTAAATTCAGGGAAATCTTGGGTTAAAATCTCCCTTGTCATGAAAACTTATTCTGTGATCATGGaccagtcatcttctctctattTACCTCAGAACATTGTTATTAGGATTTTTAAGAAATCAGGGGCAGGGTGGAAATTACACTCAATACCCTCCTATTTCAGGCGTACTCATAAAAAACTGCACGATTCAAGTGTGCttccatgttgctctgaagcagcagagcatagtttgagtccaggggcactttgacaaccaacatttaattctgggtataagtatCTGAtggagtgtgcatgcactcaaaaggttatacccagagttaaacgtcattggttttaaaggtgcccctgggctcaaactttgcccTCATAAAAACTGGGCGTTTAACActatgggttcaaattcccactgtgCCATGAAGGCTCACTGTGTGACCTCATGCGGTCACagtctctcaggcccacctttttatgtacttcatttatactccacctttcactGCAATGGAAACCCAACATCATTCTCTTCTTTATTTTATCCTAAGAATGATTCTGTGAGGCAGGATAGGTTGAGTGCGGCTGGCCTGAAGTCCCCCGCTGAGCGGCTATGCAAAGAGGGGATCCAACTCTGGACTTTCCTAGAGCCTAGCCCTGCACCCTAATACTACAGGCTACCTCACATGGCTGTAGTGAGGATTTAGCGAGGCCAGCATCCAGGTAGGAccaggggatcctctggaattacagctcatctgcagacttcagaggtcagtttcctctggagaaaatggattctatGGTATTCGAAGGCACTGGATTTTATAGCAACTCTACCAGAATAcaacagaagagaggagagatTAAACACACTAAATACATACACAAGAATtcaaaaataaaagcataaaatagcCATAAGCTTCCAACAAagtccagcagcccctgccaCGCGACATAATGAAAACCGGAATTGGAAAAATAATCACACACAGCTAGCCCCTGCAACAGAGTCTGAAAGCCACCGGATCCGGGCAGGGCCGCCAGCCTCCCCCGGgagtacagctcatcttcaggctagacatcagctcccctggaggaaatgcgggctttggagggaggactccatagccttatactccgctgaggtccctggcctccccacACCTTCTTCCCCCGCCGGTGGccgggaggacctggcaaccctaccgggCAGGAGGAAAAAGAGGAGAACGCGCGAGCCCGGGCGTTGTCACGTGGCTCAGCTAGCCccgcccctcccttccctgccagggttcttaaaaaaaaaaaaaaaagcgtcctctttccttttcctccccgGCCGGCTGCCTGGTCACGTGACTCTCGAGCGCGAGGGGGCGTGGCCGGGCCCGCCGAGGGCGGAGTCTCTCCCTCCTGCCGGCCTTCGGAGGGGCGCGCGAGACATGGCGGCGGCGGGGCGAGAGCGCGAGCCGGAGCCCCCGCCCCAGAACGCGGGtaagccgggggggaggggggcggggagggcgcGGTTGCCACCCGGGCGGGAAAGCGGGCGCCGGGCGAGCCTCTCCCGCGGTCCTTCCGCCGCCCGCTTCCCGCTGCGGGTCCCCCTCCCCGTGCAGCGTGGCTTTGTCTCCGGCGAGCCGCTCCTCAgtgggggtgccagcctcccggcgggagctggaaatccccccccccccggaatggcGGCTCCTCTCCAGAGATCAGGACATGGCTGCTCGGGAGGGCGAACTCCACGGCCTTGGACCTCGCTGAGGTGCCTGGGCTTCCCAGGGCTCcacccccgaatctccaggaggttcccgacctggacctggcaaccctacctccccccatgctcttagggatgccagcccgcGCAATGGCGGCTCCTCCGCAGGATGCAGAGCTCGGCTCCCCTGGAGCACAGGggggctttggaaggtgggctcggcggcattgcaccccactggactccaccccccaatctccaggaggttcccgggctggatttggcaacccgtCCCCCGCTGGTGGGCAGGGGTGACTGGGCAATTCTTCAGGCAGTgtgcggctggctggctgcacaAGAGACTAACAGCCCTTCATGATGTGGGGGGTGAAAAACCTTAACGCAGCTTTTGTTGTGATTGCAGTGTTAATGCTGGAaagcaagggggaaagggagaacgGCCCGGGGACTCTGTCAGAGGTTTGTGCCGGTTGGATCGGTGCCATTTcggtcccacccccaccctccatcaGACCCAAACCTGGTTTCTCCTGCAAGTTCGTTGCGTTCCTTGGCATGGCTTCCTAAATGCCCTATAGCGGTTTTGCCTGTGGCTTGTccccttcttaaaactgccctgcaagGTAGGATCTTGCCGACGGTGGGCTGTcataatcatttttaaaagtgcttattTGCGTACAAAACTCCTTAAAAGTGCCGGGATATTTTTATTCCCGATCTGTTCTGTCCTTCTAAATGAACGATACGGCTTGGCAACTGTCCCGAACCTGCCGTGCCAAACACACGTATTAAAAGCTTGGATTGGCAAAACACCTAAGTAGTGAGTGCCAGAGTTTCGGGTTTAAAGATAGAAACTGTTTGCATACTGCTGTTGTGTCTTGATAAAGCTGATTCTAGGCGGAGGGCGGGACGGGTGTTTACAATAGCCGGCACCCTGTCGTTTATCCCTGCGGCTTGAAACAAACTTCCCTTCGGTTTCTTTTTTGAGTCCCTCTTGCCGCCACTGTTTGTAAGATAGGGAATGTTTTGCGTTTTTGGCCTTTGTGGGAGGATTGTCGCTGCAGACGCTGTGTGTATTTATAAAGAATTGCGCAACTTTTGTTTTTGAGAAAACGTGCAATTCACAATAATAATATCCTGGGCAAGACGATGAACGGACAAGTTCTACGAGCTTTCATTCGTCTGTATCACACAGTTTAGCctggcaattcccccccccccccgttatctcTGGTCTGTCTTCTGGATCTCCCTCTCTTTTTCATTTGTGTTCTTGTGCCGTCGGCAGCTGTCCCGACCCGCTGCGGTTCTTAACCGGAGAAGCTTTTCCCATTGCGGGGGAGAGGCATTTGTTGCCTAAAAGGATCGTGGCGGATAGCAAGCAGCAGCcggggttttaaaaaagaaagcatcGGCCGTCCTACCGTCCCAGAGAAACGATACAGCAAAATCAGGACTTGTGTATTAGTCGAAATGACGGAACGTGTAACGTGAGGGGGCCCTGTGGATTCTGCGCTCTAAATTTAGAtcggggtggggaagggagaggtggcATGGATGGGGGCTGAGGCAGTCGCCCAAACTCGGGCTGTACGCTAAGAGGTTAAACTTTGGGTGGGGCTCACATTGGCTTTTACTCCTTCCGGGGACTCAATGACAATctgcgtggtgtcgtggttaaaaacggcacttctaatctgctgagccggctttgattccctgcacaTGTGAGAGACCctcccagggctatcaagaaaccccaggatttccccTAAATCCtggttgacaaaggctgctctaCCCCAGCGGGGGGTATTTTGTCCCTCGTTTGGTGCCGTTCGTTCTGCAGGGCTGGAGGTTTCATGGGCAGGTCAGTGGACCGACCTTTGGGCAAGAAGACTGACTCACTGACATCTAGCTCTTTCAAATTCGGCGAAGTGGCTCGAGAGTCGGACAAGGAGAGCTGGATTCGAATCCCcgttctgccatgaaagcttggtgGTGACCTTGGGGCTGTCAGGGATTCTCAGCCTAGtcaacctcacagagttgttgttgtgtaggaagtggggagggaggcatactttttaaaactattaaaataaaatagtgtgtgtgtgggcggggtgGTGGTGATAAAAAGGGATCTTGCGTAACTGGGTCGGGAGGTGCGAACACCGGAAATTTTGAGGCTCTGATTTTATCTCCGTAGCCCATTTCATTGTGCGGATGTCACGCTCCTCCCGAGACATGGCTCAGACTCCTTCCTCGGAGGGTGACTCAGGGCTGGTCTAGACATTACCCTTTGATTGTGAAGCCGGTCCAAAGCCGCAGTCCTGTACACCCCCGaaggtctcctctccaagcgatCCCAAGGCAGCCCAAAAAGCCGCGTGTCATCCAGTGGCGAGTAGGAAGGCAGTGCAGGAATGCCAGGCTGCATTGTGACTGGGGTGATCTGGGTTCCAGTCTGTGCTCCAGCCGTGCAGCTTAATGGGAGGAGCTTCAGCCAGACatagataagaagaagagttggttcttatatgccacttttctctacccaaaggagtctcaaagtggcttacattcgccttcccttccctctccccacaacagacaccctgtggggtatgtgagactgagagagcgctgatatcactgctcagttagagcagttttatcattgccgtggcgagcccaaggtcacccagctggctgcatgtgggggagcggggagtcaaacccagcatgccagattagaagtccacacacctaaccacgacaccaagctgtagCTGCGTGCTGTCTCTCGCTtagcatgatgcagtggttaagaggggaggctttaatctggcgagctgggtttgattccccgctcctccacatgcagccagctgggtgaccttggactagttacagccctgatagagctgttctcacccagcactcctgtcagagctctctcaaccctacctccctcacagggtgactgttgtggggagaggaagggaaggcgtttgtgagccgctttgagactccttcgggcagtgaaaagccagagtataaaaaccagctcctctctCTCTGACTTGCCTCAGAGGGTTTGTTATGAGGCTGAAGAATGGAGGGGCAGGATAAACCTGCCTTAAGTTCTCAGGAGGGATGGGAGATCATTATGAGGAAGGATCCGTGCGGGTCTACCTGGCGAACAATAACGCACAAGCCGCCTCTCAGCGGGAGTTCCTTATCTGGTTTCGCTGCCTGAGTCAGCTGTTCTCAGAGGTGCCTATAGAGTCCGAGGGTTAGTCATAACAGGATTGTATTGATGAGAAAGGGGAGATGACTTGGAGGAAGCTGAAAGCGAAACCGGGGGCTGGCTGGGTCGGGAGGGGCAGCCTCTGTTGTCAGGTTTCCTTCGCCCCTTGCTTTGTTTCCTGGCGGGCCGGTGAGTTTTTGTGTGCCTTGTTTTCACGTACGATGCTCTCCCTTCCAGGCACCACTTCGGACCAGATCCTCAAGACGGGAACGGTTCTTCTCAAGGGGTGAGTGGACACAGGAAGCGGCCAGGCACcgaatcagaccctgggtcccTGCAGTTCAGcgttgtctgctcaggctggcagctgctcgccaaggtctcaggcagcggACTTTCACGTCACTTACggcttgaactggagatgctgttgGCCTCCTGCAGGCCgtgcagatgttctaccactgagccacagcccttaaGTGCCCTGAAGGGGCTCTATTTGCAGTTCAGGGGAGCTGAGGGATGTGTGTAAGCTATGAGCCAGTGGCATAGCGTTGagtttcaagagccagcttggcgtactggctaagagcagtggcctctaatctggacaatcGGGGTtcattccccgcttctccacgtgcagctagctgggaggaaagggaaggcgactataggccgcctttgagattccttcgggtagtgaaaagcggcatataagaaccaaaagcagggtataaaaaccgacgACGACTACCTCTGTGGGGATGGTGCATGATGGTGTTGGGCTCCCCCTTTCTTGTTCCCGTAACAGCTTTATCCGGGACCGAGCCCAGCGCTGTGGCGATTCCGGGTATGACAAAGTGATCGCCGAACTTGGCGGTTCAGAGCCGCAGATCTGTGACCCCAGCACAAAGAGGCTGAGCGAATGCCTACGGCGGATCGGGGACGAGCTCGACGGCAACATGGAGCTGCAGAGGTGGGTTCTGCACAAGCACTGCACGGGTCTGACTCTGCTTCCAGCCCCTGACGGGCCTCAGCTGTGAGAATTGAAGTGGCGACCAgtcctgtgctcccccccccccacttcccttctCACCCTCCGAGTCCTGTCCCATTTTGGCCACACTGGAGTCTGAACAGATGCTGGCCGAAGGGGAGAGCGTCCCACCTGTCTCATGTTGTGCTTCCTGGGCCGGATTATCATCTTTACTCTGTCCGGAGAGATCGAGAAGACCAAAAGCCAGTAGAACAATGAAGAGCCATAAAAATGAGTATTAGTAGaaaatttatagaccgcccttTGCAAGCAAGCTCAGGGGGGCTTACAGCCTGAATTAAAACATCCTAAAGTTAAAATTCCCACCCCGACCATCTTCGGTCGGACCTGTAGATTGGCTGTCAACGAGAAACACACGCTGGCCAAgaaagtggaggggagggggcctggagtGGACAGGTGGTCCTCTTTCAGTCAGTCCTACAGCTAgagagaacaaagtctgagtttcTGCTGTAATCTGTCTTTTAGAGTTGCTTCTAGATAGCACTCTAGCTAAATCAGCTGGTCCAGGGATGGTTTAATTTACTCATTCCTCTGTTCCATGCAACTTGGCTCACTTGCTAAAGCCGCCTTTGGCACGCCGGCTGCGCCTCTCTGCTTATGACATACTGTAGGGTGGATTCATGCGTTAATGCCAGCGTGAGATGCGATTGCCGCGGCTCCTTTAAGACCCAACGAAGTTTTGTTCAAGAGATAATAAGATGCAGGGCTTTGTTCAGCCTCTTCAAACCAGCGTGGCTACACATCTGAATCTACATCAGATGACCTTTGTTTTCCAAGGAACGGAAGCTTGGCCAGCGTCTTCCTGTTAATCGCCCTCTCTCGGCCTGCGCCCCGTAGTTGAGGTTTCCTCCTTCAAAAACTGTGATGTTTCCTCCGGAtcctctgtgggtgggcagaggtCTAATCTGGGCTGTTCTGATACCGCCCCCTGCAGGATGATAGAGCAAGTGCAGGCGTACCCTCCAAAGGAAGTCTTCTTCCGGGTGGCGGCCGACATGTTCGCCGACGGGACCTTCAACTGGGGCCGCGTGGTGGCTTTGTTCTACTTTGCGTGCAAGTTGGTCCTGAAGGTCGGTATGCCGTTGCCTGTCGCTCCGCCATTCCCCCTGCCCCGCCAGCCCCCTGCCCTCGAGTCCCGATTGCTGCTAGTAACCGGCTCTTCTTTCCGTGTTCCCTTTTGCCCCCTCCCACGGACAGGCCATTTGCACTAAAGTACCGGACCTCATAAGGACCATTATTAGCTGGACAATGGAATATATCCAAGAGCATATCATGGCCTGGATCCAATCCCAGGGCGGATGGGTGAGTATGCCTGGAATTTCCCCGGGCTCTAGCGTTTACTGATTTGCTTGACTCACACCCCACCATGCTCCCCGATGGGGATTCAATGTGGTTTCTGTCattctctcctccgttttatcctgacgacaaccctgtggggtagggttAGGCTGAGACTCTCAGCCTAACGTCACCCAGGAATCTTctggggcagagtggggatttgaacctggagtgTCTCATATCCTAGTCcgggggtggccagactgtggctctccagaggtccatggactacaactcccatgagcctctgccagtgctgGTCCCGTTAActgggcattgaacctgggaccttgctcttccactgagccatggtcagGCTGGAGCTGGGACACTCTGCACAGCCCGTGCCCATCATCTGAGACcatggtttctcaaccagggttttttgatggccctggaagaggtcCATGAATGTGTGGGAGCTAATTGTACATATATttaattgttaaaacatttattgggtgacatgaccatgtatggtcatgttgacctgccccctctccataCAGCTCTGGGAAGAGGACGGGCCCCcagtgtacacagctctgcttcccaactatcttctgcacgatcgcatcacttctggggtttctcgaagcctgaagaatgtttctggggtttctcaacaggaaaacaaaacaccTGTAAAAAATCAttcacccccacccattcaggaaatccagggccatcaagaaacccccaggtttcGCGGAACCCCGGccgagaaagcctgatttagatgaCAGACTCTGCTTCTCCCCCCAGTGGGGGCCTAAAGCAACGTACACAATTCCCCCTGCCCCGGTTTTACCTTCGCAGCAGCAAGTCTGTGAGTTAGGCTAGGTTGAGAGAGCGGctggcctaaggttacccagcaagcttccagggcaggttgggattcgaacctgggtctccaaactCAGCTGCGGCACAATTCAGGATGATTCTCTGGGGGGAGACTTTAACAAACAGGTCTGCTTCAGTCGGATGATGTTCACGCTTTAccgtttctctctcccttttgccTTCCAGGAAGGCCTCCTGTCTTACTTCGGCACCCCTACGTGGCAGACAATCGCCGTCTTCACCGCCGGGGTCCTGACGGCTTCACTGACTTTCTGGAAGATGTCTTAATCTTCGGTAGCCCCCcagcggggagggaggggcactCTTTTGCATTGCGGGAACGAAGAGGGCGGGCACCCTCGATTCCCTGATCGAGAGGAAAAAACaggctgtgatttccccccctctcctccccattatGGGCAAAGGAGCTTTTTTTATGTCCTCTGTCTtggtgcctttttttaaaaagcgcaCCCCTTTTTCAAGGGACGTGTTCTTGACCGGATTGCTTTTGCCTGTCTGTGCCTCCTGGAGGTTGGAGATCAGCGGCTGTGGAGATTGCGAATTGCAGCTTTTGAAGGatgccgggggtgggtggggagggaggtgaaATGAAGGATGCTGGGGACCTGCCGGCTGGCGAgctgggcccccccccccccctgaatctgGATGTGGCTTCCTGGTATAGGACAACAGGATATTTTGTCGTCTTGGCGTCTTCAAACGAGATGGATTCTGTGGGACGGTGCAAGCCAATCTTGTGGATCTCTTTTTGGGGGAGGGCAAACCTCAGAGCCTGGATCTCCCTTGGCAGATTCTAAATTCCTCATCCCAAGTGCCGAATTCTGCCCCTGCAGAACTTGAAATGCGGTCCGAGGCGGTGATCATTTGGGCCACGGGTGCTAAATCACAAAACCGAGGAATTATCTAGAGAGAGATGAATTCAGGCAGGCACCTTGTAGCAGCTGATGTAAaacggggactgggggggggcagattttgaAGCGACAGCTCACCCTAGCAGATCCTTTTGGTGTTCGAAAGAGAGGCTTCATGGTG
The Paroedura picta isolate Pp20150507F chromosome 16, Ppicta_v3.0, whole genome shotgun sequence genome window above contains:
- the BAX gene encoding apoptosis regulator BAX, whose product is MAAAGREREPEPPPQNAGTTSDQILKTGTVLLKGFIRDRAQRCGDSGYDKVIAELGGSEPQICDPSTKRLSECLRRIGDELDGNMELQRMIEQVQAYPPKEVFFRVAADMFADGTFNWGRVVALFYFACKLVLKAICTKVPDLIRTIISWTMEYIQEHIMAWIQSQGGWEGLLSYFGTPTWQTIAVFTAGVLTASLTFWKMS